The following are encoded in a window of Candidatus Microthrix parvicella Bio17-1 genomic DNA:
- a CDS encoding amidase gives MTDAPWTGDASSLVEAFRSGDRSPIEEMEATLAAADATRLNCFSHLDPEMAIAKAAKADTSKPFGGVPLGVKELDHYVGWPATQASLLFAEEVATDTSLNVDRTEKLGGAVPFGLTTASEFGGLNVSNTRLNGVTGNAWKPEMTPGGSSGGSASAVAAGICPLASGGDGGGSIRIPAGFCGLPGLKTTAGRIPRGPNASVHPMTVVNGVLARSVRDLARHLDVASGYDPVDPYSLPRRDGWEANLGSYGDSLRGRRAVISPDLGVATVNPEVARRVRDAGEALAADAGLVLVDVPVELPGLGLEWAMGNLCHLRHELGDDWRDKLQQLTPAMAFGLEMADSAMNLDTMGAAEAARTRANATLAELFAQVDFIISATNPDTAFPAHLEVNTRVAGTKVDLGNNGALTIPYNIVGNPAISIPVEQLNGLPVGMQVASRHHSEELLLDLAALAEAQCPWPLVAPNIS, from the coding sequence ATGACCGACGCACCGTGGACCGGAGACGCCAGCTCGCTCGTCGAGGCCTTTCGCAGCGGAGACCGGTCTCCAATCGAGGAGATGGAGGCCACGCTGGCCGCCGCCGATGCCACCCGCTTGAACTGCTTCAGCCACCTCGACCCCGAGATGGCCATTGCCAAGGCGGCCAAGGCCGATACGTCCAAGCCGTTCGGCGGGGTGCCGCTGGGGGTGAAGGAGTTGGACCACTATGTCGGCTGGCCGGCCACGCAGGCCTCCCTGTTGTTCGCCGAGGAGGTCGCCACCGACACGTCGCTCAACGTGGACCGGACCGAGAAGCTCGGCGGCGCCGTGCCCTTTGGGCTGACCACGGCCAGCGAATTTGGCGGTCTCAACGTCTCCAACACCCGGCTCAACGGTGTCACGGGCAACGCTTGGAAGCCGGAGATGACGCCAGGTGGAAGCTCGGGCGGATCGGCGTCGGCGGTAGCCGCCGGCATCTGCCCGCTGGCCAGCGGAGGCGACGGGGGTGGTTCCATCCGCATCCCCGCAGGCTTCTGCGGGCTCCCCGGCTTGAAGACCACCGCCGGGCGGATTCCTCGGGGCCCCAACGCCTCGGTCCACCCGATGACCGTGGTCAATGGGGTGTTGGCCCGCTCGGTGCGCGACCTTGCCCGCCACCTCGACGTGGCGTCCGGCTACGACCCCGTCGATCCGTACTCGCTGCCCCGCCGGGATGGTTGGGAAGCCAACCTTGGCAGCTACGGCGACAGCCTGCGTGGCCGTCGAGCAGTGATCAGCCCCGATTTGGGCGTGGCGACCGTGAACCCCGAGGTGGCCCGACGCGTACGCGACGCCGGCGAGGCCCTGGCGGCCGATGCCGGGCTGGTGCTGGTGGACGTACCTGTGGAGCTGCCCGGGCTGGGTCTGGAGTGGGCCATGGGCAACCTGTGCCACCTGCGCCACGAGCTGGGCGACGACTGGCGAGACAAGCTGCAGCAACTCACACCGGCGATGGCGTTTGGTCTGGAGATGGCCGACTCGGCCATGAACCTGGACACGATGGGCGCCGCAGAGGCGGCCCGGACCCGGGCCAACGCCACCCTGGCCGAGCTGTTCGCTCAGGTGGACTTCATCATCTCTGCCACCAACCCCGATACCGCGTTCCCGGCCCATCTCGAGGTGAACACCCGGGTGGCGGGCACAAAGGTCGACCTGGGCAACAATGGCGCACTCACCATCCCGTACAACATTGTCGGCAACCCGGCGATCTCCATTCCCGTGGAGCAACTGAACGGACTGCCGGTGGGCATGCAGGTGGCCTCTCGGCATCACAGCGAGGAACTGCTGCTGGATCTGGCCGCGCTTGCCGAGGCACAGTGCCCTTGGCCGCTGGTGGCGCCCAACATCTCGTAG